The window AAAGTTTTCGTTTTAATTCTAGATCGCGCTGTTTATCTTTCACTCCTTTGGATAGCACTTCCACCACTAATTCTGGTGCGTCGGTGAGGTGTCCAGATTCATCTAAGCATGCTTCTAAACGCTGGTTACTTGCCCAAACGACATCAGGAATGACGCTATCGGTTGTTGAAAAAATAATACCAGGGGTAACCGTACTCCGTCCTAATCCTGTTTTCCGTGACCAAGCCTGTAACACTCCATAAACATTCCCGGTTACTTCCTGATGCCTCCAATGAGGCGCACGAGTCACAAAGAGTTCTCCATCAATAATCTCATACCGCTTGCCATCTTCCGGAAACAGTTCTAAATCAGTAATTGTCCAGTATAAGTTGTTCCTGGTTTTCATAATTTAACCGACTAGGCGATTAATATCATTAGCTTGTCTTCCTTGTCTCCCTTGTCCAAACTCAACCCACCATTTGAAAACGAATGAACAACTACTGCGTTCCGCGCCACGTTTTCCAAGCCACTCTCACGCCTGTAATCACTCCTCGGGTTTGCTTTCTCACCCCTTGCGCTTGATTTTTAGCCGTTGTCACACCGCGATCGAGCTGTTTTGCCACTTGAGATGCATTTTTCACCCCCGTATTCACTTCATTTGTCAGTTCCGCTACTTCTTCACCGGTGAGACGAATAGCGTCTAAGGTTGACGGGAGTTCTTTTTCTAACGTATCAAACAATTTTTCTGCACTACGAGCGACTCGCGCTAGTTCCAAAAAAGCCGGAAACGCCGCGACTAGCACGGCGGTGAGACTAATGGCAACTAAAAATAAGGACAATGCCAGCCAAAATATTGGGTCACTCATGCTTTATTATCAATCAGTGTTGCATCCTACAGATCAAAGATCAGGGTTATCGGGTGAAACAACCCTCTCAGCTTTCCGAATCATCCGTTGATTCATCCATTTCTAATCCTTTATGAGAGGACTTCAATTCTTTCCATAAGTCTTTAATTTTGTGATAGGCTTCTTGAGAACTGATTTTACCACCGGTTTCTAAATTACAGATATAGCTGACTTTCT is drawn from Cyanobacteria bacterium GSL.Bin1 and contains these coding sequences:
- a CDS encoding Uma2 family endonuclease, encoding MKTRNNLYWTITDLELFPEDGKRYEIIDGELFVTRAPHWRHQEVTGNVYGVLQAWSRKTGLGRSTVTPGIIFSTTDSVIPDVVWASNQRLEACLDESGHLTDAPELVVEVLSKGVKDKQRDLELKRKLYSTQGVQEYCIVDYQQQQVKVYRREQAVLQLAVTLLAEDTLTSHLLSEFSCPVAELFL
- a CDS encoding DUF948 domain-containing protein — encoded protein: MSDPIFWLALSLFLVAISLTAVLVAAFPAFLELARVARSAEKLFDTLEKELPSTLDAIRLTGEEVAELTNEVNTGVKNASQVAKQLDRGVTTAKNQAQGVRKQTRGVITGVRVAWKTWRGTQ